GGTTTATTTCTCAACTTGGCGGACTCTTATCTTCTTGCAATAGCTCCTTCTCTCAACAGTTGTTTCTTTTGAGTCCTAGTAGGTGGCCTAGGGAACTTTTTGTGTTGGGTCACTCTCCAAGACTCATTGAACTCGCATCTAGCTGGAAGGACATACCTGGGCTTTTCTCCCCTGATCTCCATCATTTTCTCTTTTGAAACTTCATCCACACGTCGTTCTCTGCCTTGATCAGTTGATACTTTCTTGGTTTCCACCCTTCGCGACTCAATTCTACATATGTTTCTCTTGTACGAGTATCTTTGGTAATGCTCATGAGATGACTCCCCTCTGAATCCTTGATTCTCACACACTGGTCTCTAGAAGAAATGTTGGTTCCTCGGCCTAGGCCGCAGATTCACCACCATTTCTGGGGAAACGTTGCTTATATGTTCTTACTCGATCAGTAATATGCCTTCCATTAGCTTCAAAAAATTGACCCTTCGAGATCCAACATTTCTTGATTATTCGGTCTTTCACTGAAAAGGATCGGCATTTTTTCTCATTGAGAAGATCTCTCAAATCTGTCACATTCTCATTAATAGAAGCTTTTGGGGGAAAATGATCATCATCCACTGCAATTGATTCTTGTTTGTTAGGGAACTTCAAGATTCTCTTGTTAATTTTGTCCAGCAAAATGTTCTTGAAAGCCCAATAAGATTTAATAGCGTGATTGTAAGAGTTGTGGTACTTACAATATTCCCGACCTTTTGACTTCTCCTTGGGCGGCACCTTATGATCCGGTGGAAAAgtgatgaatttttcttttacgaaaaaatcaaaaacttcATCGGTTTTTGACATGTCAAACGTGTACTGCATATCCTTGGGGAGTTGGGGGCTATTCTTCTTCTCAGGTTATGTCAGTTTCTTTTTTAGCAGGGGAACTGTACAAGAACCAGCTGCTCGAATTTATGCCAATATCACATCTTCCACCTCTTGATAATAAGACCCCATAGCAGTTTTTTTTTGTACGACTCTTCCCGCAATAGTTCTTCGTATTCAGCAACCTTGGCAGCCAGCTCAAAGAAATTCCTGAACTTCATACCTTGGAATTTCTTCCTTAATTAAAAATCCAGCCCCTTTTGTGACATCTTCACGAACTCGGTTTCAGATAGGAACACCTTACACCTATTCTTCATCTTTTTGAACCTGTCGATAAAAGAATCccatattttcttttcttttgggtGACCCTGGATAAATCGGCAATACACACTTCTGGCTCTGTTCTATAGAATTGAATGTGAAATTGTCTTTCCATCTCTTGCCAACTCACCATTGAATTTCTGGATAGTGAAGCATACCAAGCAAATGCAGTTCCTGTGAGAGAATTCGGGAATAGCCGCAACTTTAAATTGTTGAAGTTCTCCAAGTTGGCTAGTTCCTCGCACTGCATGGTGAATCTAGCTATATGTTCCATGCTGGACTGGCCGTcctcactacaacaaaaacacTAAAATTTAGGtcatttaaaactgttgtaactgacaGTGTTGTTGAAAGTACGTTCAATGACAATGGTTTTAAGCCGTTGTCGTAGCTATCATATTTCAACGATTTTTCAAAAATCGTCGTTAATTAGCTAcggttttagcgacggtttatgataTGGTTTCCGTCGCTCATTAGCGATGATTTAAGATatatcgtcgctaaaattagcgacagttttaaaaatCGTCGCTTATTAGATAAACATCCTCGCTacttagcgacggattatgtctaatccgtcgctaattttttacgtaaaataaaaaaatttccttttataatttaatgtctaatccgtcgctaattttttacgtaaaataaaaaaatttccttttataatttaataaatctaccaaaaaacttacaatctgactaagataataatattcatgatcttaactaacatttggaaatttatcaataattgaagcgaaaaaacttaccctaaatcgaaactaaaatcgtctaAGAGAGAAGAATTTATCGTTTTgaggaaaatggaccgaaaacgcggatatttatagacaatttgcgatggttttttgttaaaccgttgctattagcgacggttaagcaAAAGCCGTCagtattagcgacggttgttcaataaaccgtcgctaagcaaaaatcgtcgctattaacgacaatttttgttaaaactgtcgctattttaaaaaatcgtcgctaaatataacgatgatttaagcaaaaccgtcgctaaatatagcaatAGTTTAAGataaccgttgttgtttgtccaaaaaacactcTAATCCACAACTGTAAAAAACCGTTGTGGTTTGTccccaaaaaacacgctaatagacaacagtttataaaatcgttgtctttgacctccaaaaaatgctaaaagacaacggtttttaaaaaattgttttctatgagcggatttttttaggctacgacaacggtttttgttgaaACCGtcgttaaaagaaaaaacacaacggttttaataaaaaaccgttgtctttgatgtgttgttgaattcatattttcttgtagtgcctcCCCGGAGAATAAGCTGAAATCATGAAATCTATAACCCCTTGGATATGGGCTATTCACGTCTATGCAGTCTGGATATGGTTTGTGGAATTTCTGGCGGCCTATCTGCCTCAAGGCTAGCCCATATAGCTCTTGAACAGTTTCTCTCACCATTTCTAGATCAACTACGTGGATGTTCCGAGCTGAGAGTGGGTGATGGTAATAATTTGACCCCCGAGACTGAAACCCTGCATTTAAACCAACATTACCTCCTGGGAAGCCCCCATCTACTCCTGGATAATCCATGTGTGATATATCATCATAAGCTTCTGGTTGGTACAGAGGATTTGTCACGATTTGTCACGCTGTACACTTGAGTAACTGGTTGTTTCGAGCTCCCCACTCCATGAGCACGTGAATATGGTTGGGCTCTCCCCCCTAAGGTCTCTTCTCTCCCGTGAGGTGGTGTATACCTTCTTTCTGGCTGACTTGGGAGAGTGAACTCTAGGCGGCGAGGATCGTCAGCCCTTGAGTTTCCTACTCCCTGGTCAAATTCATGGACCTGGTTGCTTCCTTGATCAATCTCTTTGGTAGTGGTATTTTTCTCCCCTCGGATAGACTGATTCAGCTTACTCAGTAGAGTCTTCAAACAGTCAGACATTGCCTTAGATAATGCCTGTGAAATTTTCTCAATCTTTATAGTAGTCAATTCCTCCATCACTCTGTTTGAAACTTGATCATATCAACTTCTTCAGCCTGTGGTTCAACAACAGGCTGCTCAGGCTGTTGAACCTGAGTTCCTTCTTGATTAGCCAAAGTCTCCCCGCTCTTATGATTGACGTTTTCTTGTCTTCTTGGCGGCATAGTGAGGGTCCTATTGGGCGTGCCAAAaattgtttgcacaatatttgatttgcgggcGTGCCAGGTGCGAAGATGGAAATAATTCCCTAACATAATTTTGAGTTTACAAAAACTGTAGGAATTcatcaaaacatgaaaaatataataaattattgctGAAATCTAAAACGAGAAGATATAGAATGCTAGAACAACTACTGAAAAGCTTAAAAACTAATGCTTGAAGACTGAAAATTAGTAGAGAGCTTTTTGCAGATTTTTGTGCGTAgaattgtgttttttttcccTGTGTCGGCCGATTCTTTTCTTCTGGCTGCTGTCAGTTTTCTTCATTCTCCCATAATCTCTTCTATCTGCTCCACTATCTTCTCATGTTTGCATGTCTTTTGacttaatcaaattaatttaaattattgatgGGCTCATTCTGTTTTCCTTGGACTTGAGCTTGTTTATTTTTGAgcctaattaaaataatactCCAACACATAGATTATCTGAATTGTAAAAACTCATGCAACGAAATAGGAAACTACAATTAAGTGATTTAGAAACTCTGAGAAAAATTATTAGCTGCCATCACCCATACAGTAAAGTGACACAAATCCTAAATCGATTATGGAAGATGTCGATGTTCGAACCGTGGTGATAGAAAAACACTATTTCCTCGGTacaatatctcaaatttaagaCTAGATCTCGAGAATTAAGTTGTCGTATGTTTTCAACAATTGTGAATATTTgacatataaaaaataagtataattttcatagtattattattttaatttcatgtaaTAATGTAAGAAATGTCCACTGAGTGTCCGGACTttcccattttttttttaaaaaaaaaaaatttaaaaactggAGCAGGTAGCGTGAGCTGCATCGTGCGTTCAGCGGGTGGAAGCCATCCATGCTGCAAGctcagcttttttttttttttttttttttttttttttttttttttttttNCGTTGGTAAACGACCGTTCCTTCAATTTGGTAAATGAACGTAGCTTCCATTTTTGTCCGTTAATGCAACAGTTAATTTACCCGTTgcgacaatttttttttagaaaaattctataaatacatcatttttCTATGACTCATTTTAACCTCAACACCAATCTTTTTACCACCAAAAAAACTATACACCGAACACTTCATTTATTTCACAATGTCTCAAGATCCTGTAGAATCTAACACAGACAACATTCCCCGAAGACACAGGCaacattataaaaaattatcattatttgagagtgaatgaataatttataaaatattttgtatcatttcgtaatatataaaatttcgtATTGCTATGttgaactattttttaaaaataaagttttaataataaattatttgtactagatgtttgtgtgtgtgtgtgtgtatatatatatattcaatattaagttaaagattaaaaaataaaatatacaatcaatttattttaatattggaAATATACATGAATATtaataaagacaaaaacttgtgtgagacggtctcacggatcgtattttgtgagacggatctcttaattgggtcatccatgaaaaaatattactttttatgctaagagtattactttttattgtgaatatcggtaggattgacccgtctcacagataaaaattcgtgaaaacgtctaacaagagacctactcattgaTAAAATAACAGTGAGGGTTATAAATGTAAATGCAGTATTTGATTTATGACGTGGAGATAAGAGCTCACAAAATATTTGAGTATATAATGCACTAAGAATGTGTTAAACTTCACTCAGACCTTCAGACTGGCTATCACAGGGTGCATGCGGTTACTTTCCATCACTGTTTCTTCCTCAAAACGCTACGATCAAACCTATTGTTTAAACTCCATTTCACGACTATTTTCAGCACAAATCTGCGCATTTTAGtcacattttctttttttccaaaGCGTAATCGAGCTCCGTGAGATGAGCGAAGAAATTGAAGACCGAAGTTTACCGGAGTTGGAGACTCCGGGGTTGGAGCAGAGTTCGGAGCAGTTTCCAGTGTAATTTCTATCGCCAATTGATTGTAGTTTAACGGTGTTGGCAATGCTTGAATTTTTTTGCATTATGACGTTGTATTGAGTTCATGCGTGCAGCTTAGCTTGTGATTTGGTTAATTGTACCGATATTCTACGGACGGAAATGTTATGTTGTTGACCGTGCAGGTTCAAACAGTCGAATAATAAGTATACGAGAGCATTTCTTTTGGAATTTTGCGATAAGGAGTTTCGCGGAAAATTACCTCCAGATTTTGATCTGTTAACTTTGCGGTAAGTGAAACTCCTTCTATGGTGTTGTTTGTGATCCAGAGGTTAGAGTAAACGACCTGATTTATGCCAAGGATCCAGCATTgagctgaatttttttttgtttaactgTAAACTATGTATCGCTAGCTAGGCTCCATGGTCttctttttatgtttatttatttatttatttatttcataactTCACAGGAGTAGTTAGCTTTTATCTGAACGATTATGAATTCTGACTTTGTAGCAGTATTCGTAGTTGACGCCGGAGTTGTGTTAGAAATGTAGTGGCTGTGTTATTTAATGATTCCTAATTTGATGCTCATTTGAAGTAGTGAACTAGATGGTGCATCTGAGGAGGATAAAATAGAAGGCAAAAGGAGATCTAGCAATCCATCACTCTGGTGTCCGTTGCCGTCCAAGAGATGGAATTTTAATTTACCAGCTGAAAGGTGGGATTGTCGGTCATTCGTTCTTAGTAAAGGGAGTCAATCACAAATAACTTTCCCTTCAGGTCAGCAATTATTTGTAATCACCTGCAAGAACAGTTTTCAAATAGTAGAACTTTCATGTCCCGTAATAATATCTGTAGAACTGTTAATTTTTTACCAGGATTTCTGGATATTTCTCGAGGAGTGGTAGatattttcatgatttaatgATAAACATGTTGTTGTACGTTGTGTGCCACGAATTCTAAGTATCTGTTTGGCCCAGACTGCTCATGTTTATTGTAGAAGAACCAAAAAGTCACCAAGGCCTATTGTTAAGAAACATATTTCTTTCAACAATTAATATGATTCTATAAATAAGTCTTGCTTGTAATGTTTGACAATTGCATGATCAAAGCAGTCGTTTGGATACCTACCTAACTGTTATATTGTTCAGAATGGTTTGGAAGCTACCTTTTCTTATGGGTTTCTGATAGCATTGATTACGTAATTTATCTAATCTGTATCACAGAGAAGAGAGGTGCCACATTTCAGCCTTTACTCGGACAAAGTGGATATCAAGCTGGAAGTTCGGCCCCTAAATGTGACCAATTTCAACTTCGAAAGAGTGGCAACCCTTACCGCCCTCCGCATTGTCTCAAGGTCTGGTATTTTTTTTCTGAAGCTTTCTTAGTAGCCTCTATTTGTTCAACTAATCCTGATACCGTCGAGTTCTGTCCCAGTCGCTGTACCCTTTTGGGCCTGACATACAATTTGGAAAATGCTTTCTCTGGTCCTAAGTGCTGAAGAAAGGAAATGCCTGCAAAAGATTTAAGAACCTGGAACATAAAGTTTTGCTGCCACTGTATTTAGTCGTAATCAGAATGATTAAGTtggtttttttgaaaaaaaatttccagaTATCATATCCCCAGCATAGATGCATATTGTTCTGGGTTGAGGGGTGGGGGGGGGGGCATCTTTTACTGAATTTCCGTTTAAATAAACATGAATGTGAGCTCCATGATATATATAATGTTGAGACGAGCTGAGATCATTTTGGCTTAACAGATTGATAATGTGAAATTTCACTCTGATGCTTCACTTGAGGAAACTGATTTGGCAAAAAAGAAGGAACCCTTCCTGGAGAAATCGCGGTCAGTGACTGTTGAGCAATGTGAGACTGCAACTGCTGATAATTTTGTCCTGGATAAGACCGGTAAGGTTGAGAACATGCTTAAGCAAAAGTAACCTTAGACAGATTTATGGGATTTGTGGAAATTTCTGATGTTGCTTTTAATTTTCTAGAAGCTTGTGTTGCTCAAGAAAATAGCAGCAAAGGATCTGGCGCCAACCAAATTATGGGGAGTTTTAGTGTTACAGATTCCAGCAACCGACGCTCTACAGCACCGCCAAATAATCCTCCCCCAAGTCATTTGCAAACTAATAGTGGTTGCCCTACAAATCTTATTGAGGTACTCATATTTCCTCTTTTGGATCAAGTCTCTGGCTTTTTTGCTTTATTAGATTCCTTATTTGTGTTATATATCTTTGTGGTTATCATATAGTGTAGGTTTCAGAAACATTACTGATAGCAGGTCTTTTACTTAGGTAAAGGAAAACTCCAAGGTGTTGCTTTATTCTTTACTTTCTCTCCTTTATACTATCATATAATCGCCATTTTTTTGTCAGTGCATGCGCTCCTTCGAGAAATACATTGTAACTGATCTATCACAATAGATTGGTGTAAAAGGAGTAGAAATTAAACCAAGAATGTGAGGCATTATGCTATTTCATCGCTCGTTATGATGATGTACCATTCCCTCTTTCATGATCAATGCAGAAGACATCACAACTTCTTGATTATTGTTCAGAACATGGGATGGAAGTCTTTAAGAAACCATGTTTCTCCACAATAGAGAATAACCAAGGAGATTTAGTCCGTTGCACAACAGAAGATGACAGTTCTGAGTATGAATTTCCTTTCTCAGATGTAGAAATTTACTTAAATTCGATTCTTGGTGAATGTGAAGCCTCCTGGACAAATGAAGGAGGGGGAGACAATGTTGAGTTGGGAATAATCAAGGATAACAAATGCCCCTCTGATGATGAATGGGCTGAAATATCACAAATTCTCCAACTGGAGCGAGTCTATcacatatcaaattcaaaaattggaAACCATTCACCAGAAAATTTGGACTTCAATATTTTGTACAATTCAGATGAAGAAGCCAATTCAGGTGCTGAAATCAATTTGCCAGATGAAGACACCTTGATCACAAACGATGATTTCATATTTCCTCCTCTCCCAACTTCTTCAATTAATTGTAATTGGGGGGAAGATGATTCATCAACATCACATTTGGCGGCCAAGATCACAAAAAATCCAGAAGCTCTAAATTCTTCAAAACACAGTTTTAAAGTTCAACCGTTTCTTGACGCCCCAAGATTGGTTACTTGGGGGAAGCTGCATTCTCTGCAACATCAATCACATGATATGCTCCATTCAAAAATGCCATATTTCAATCTAGGGAATGATCGAGTGAATTTTCACCATCCATTAACCACCCCAACCATCACCCGATATTTACCACCTAGTCCATATCACCATACTTGCTCTAATGCTGGTCCAACGTCTTTCCACGGAACAGCTCTAACAAAACCAAAAGCTAATGACTCTGACGTACATTACTCACAGCAACCGTATATCTGTCCACAGCAACATAATCAGATAGAGCGACCGTATGTGTGGAATTCTTCAGATAAAGCAACCTTTCGTGGCTTTGGATAATCACTTTCAGGTATATAATATTTGTTGATTTGAGATCGTCAAGCATCTTCCATGTCATCAATGCATTGTGAACTTAGATTCTTCACCCAATCCGTTTGATCCGATCGTGCTGTTACAGGTGGATTCGATGATCAAAAGGCGTCTAGCATGCTATATGCTGACAAATTCTGTTGTAGTATTCCATATTCAAGAACACAACCAGGCGGTAGAACATCACTACAACAATGATCGACGTTTCGTTGCTGTTTTTGCTAAGTAATCTCCTTACTCGGTCCTACGTATCTTGATTCTGAATATTAGGAGTATATACAGCTAAAGGTTTAAAACACAATAAGCTCATAGATCGAAGATTCGGAAACTGAAATGTTTAGGGAGAACTTACAATAATGTGCTTGTATACATTGACATTTCCGCTGCGTGATATTAAGGATGGTTTGCACTTACGATATATTTGTATCAAAGGATTTGGTTTTGAAAAACTTGATTTCAGGAAAGAATTAAAATGACTCCCTATATCCGGAAAATAATAAGAATCTTGGATACTTCCTCAAGATACTACTATCTGGGTAGCGACTGAAAAACCGCTATGCGGTGAACTTTACAATGACATCCACGTGGGAGGTGTTTTTACAATTATTTCTCCCAGCTGCCTTTAGGATATAGGCAATAAAATCGAAACCCAGGATGGTGATGTAGAACGTCGCCTATTTTCTTGAAACTTGCCTGTTAGTACAATCAAACTAATTGAACACATCAATTTAACTACAGTAACAAGGCAAAATTTGCATTTATAGACAAATAATTTATATGTACGCTACAATATATACATAACCATTAAATACATAGTAGAGATACAAAACTTGTGACGAGAAACAATACAAACAAATACATAATATTGACAACTTTTCTAAGGAGTGGGGAGTCTCCAAAAGTTTGCCCCTATCCTGTCATTAAAGAGAGTTGACATCCAAAGTCAGATGAATGCGCCATTCATGCACTGATGGATCCATGGTGCACCTCACTTCTAAAATGACCAAAGGAGCATACGCACACCAATACCATCATAAATTACGTCGCATCCTCAGATTCACTACCAAGGATGTGATCAATTACATCATAAGCACTATCTTTCTCCGAGTCGATCTCGTATGATGAAAGTAACCTTCTCTGCAATAGTAAAATGATATTGTGAGTAAAAAAATATCACCAGCTCATTATACCTTAATACATGCCTTCAAGGAAAGATGGAGACGAATTAATGGCAAACATTGCATGTACATCTTACGCGTTGAAGATTAAGTGATAACAGAAACCAAAAGAAGACAGTACAAATAGTAGAGATGGAAGAAGCATATTCAAGTATAGGGAAATAGGAAGGAGAGACTGCATGATAAACTTGTGCTGAACCAAATGCTAAATTAGCACTTACATGATCCTCGAAATCAGGACTGGCCAGATTGATGGATAGATTTTTCATCAACAATAACACCTGCTCAAGATTCCAAGGGATTGTAAGATGCTAAGGCATTCACAAAAAAACTAAAGCATTGATTTTGGAATATTTGACAAAGATGATAGTATTATCTATCGGACAGAGCGAGGGAATGAACGAGTTGTAAATATGTTATCATAAGCAAAATGAACAttgagaatttaataaattcaattctCTGTTCCTGATTCATCTACAGTGTCACTCATGACTTCTTTGAAACATTTTAAATGCAGATGGACAACATATTTATATGGAATTTTTTACATTCACTTATCAAAATAATAACTTCAATTGGGTAAAAATGATATCATACTGTCTCAACATCAATTGGGTCCATTTTCTTCAATTCCTGCAATTGGTCCGTCACATTTGGATCAAAGACACTTCCTATGAAGCTGTATACTTGAGCAAAATCAGGAAGAACTGCATAAGACAGAATTAAAAGGTGATAAGCAACTGAAGGCATCAGTTTAAAGATGGTATCGATACCACTAGGTCGATGGATCCCATTTAATCAATAAGTTATTGATCATATTAAGATATGACAGACATGATAATGAAAAGCTCAGACCTATTATTAGTAAAAAAGAACAAGTTCAAAGGAAAAGCAGAATGCATGAGGCAGACAATGGTGAGGAATATCAGACGAAAGAGTGGATAATCGCTACCAGAAAGCAATCCATCTATAAAGGAAACAGTGTCCTTTGGTATCCAGGAAATAATAATGATTTAGACATCGGGCAGTGCAAGAATTTAAGAGCAATATATACCATCAACTTAAAAAAGCAAATGAATTTCACGAGATATTCAAGAAATGACCAAGATAGATTCGGTCGATGTATAATGAAACAAAAAACCAATACAACATAGACATCACCATTCATTCGCATTCTATATCAATATTTTCTGTCGCCTCACCTGTTGGCCTTGTACGTGGAGTGCTCTCATTGCTGCTGCAATAGTAATTACTGGGCAGTGACTGTGTAGCAAATTTTACATCATCTGCAACACAACAGACATTTGGACCTCTCTACCGATACTATTACGCTAAAgcaataaaataacttttcatatAAGCAACAAAAATTAATGGACCTCTAGTTGCATGTGACAAACTGGTAGTGTGCACAGAATTGTCTGTCCAGTTATGGTTGGATGCTGCAGCATCAGAATGCATCAATAACGGTGAAGAATTGGGCCTCCTTCCAAATCCAGGATCAGGAACAGCAGGGGATGACTGGAAAGCTGACACTGCTTGCGTGACCGCAGTTGCTAAAAACATATCAAGCCAATTTTTAAGCTATCATACATCCCAGCTTCCAGCATTCAGAATTCACAGTTTAACAGAAAAATCATACCAATTTTAGAAGCTTTCTGCGGATAGGGATGGGCAGCTTTCCTTTTTGGCCGAGGTGGAGGCAAATGTTCACTTGTTCCACTCTTTTGAACTTTCAGAAAATACTTCTGTGCATGGCTACGAATCTACAAAAAGTTATAAACCATCTCATATATACAGTGACAGAAATATTTTGCTTTTAAAGTCCAATGTAACAAAATATTACTATATTAGCCATAactatgttaaaaaaattgttcGATGACGAACGCATAACTCTTGGACTCAATATGGCAAAACATGCAAAAAACCAGTGGCAGTATAACCTATAAAACAAAAATGAATTTCGGCAGCGGAAAATAAAAGGTTAATTTTCCTATTAAACCTAGCAGGGACGTACTTGCATAAAAATCAAAACTTTTTACGACCCTCAAACAATCAAGGAAATAAGTTTCCTTCACACCAAAAACTTCTGAAAAAATAGTCCAGGAAGAATATAGACGCAATGGGGACAATAATGCATTGACTATTTGCATTACAAAACGATCAAATGGAGCTGTGGAGTATATAGGCTAGCTGAAGATAAGAAATAACCTGAATGACTGTCTTTGATCCAACAAATGCTTCAATCTTCTTCCAATCACGATCAAAACTGTTATCAGCAAAAACAAACATAATCCGATAATTGCACCACAAAGGTAAAAAAACGAGAACACTTTAATaactaaaaacataaaaacatcGTGCAATAGACAGTGACAATGTAATGAAGCAACTCACAACCTTAAAGATAgaaacatataaaatcccatcATTATTTTCTATAACAACTAATCTTGCATCCAGAAGTGCCCACA
The DNA window shown above is from Primulina huaijiensis isolate GDHJ02 chromosome 12, ASM1229523v2, whole genome shotgun sequence and carries:
- the LOC140990554 gene encoding uncharacterized protein; the encoded protein is MSEEIEDRSLPELETPGLEQSSEQFPVFKQSNNKYTRAFLLEFCDKEFRGKLPPDFDLLTLRELDGASEEDKIEGKRRSSNPSLWCPLPSKRWNFNLPAERWDCRSFVLSKGSQSQITFPSEKRGATFQPLLGQSGYQAGSSAPKCDQFQLRKSGNPYRPPHCLKIDNVKFHSDASLEETDLAKKKEPFLEKSRSVTVEQCETATADNFVLDKTEACVAQENSSKGSGANQIMGSFSVTDSSNRRSTAPPNNPPPSHLQTNSGCPTNLIEKTSQLLDYCSEHGMEVFKKPCFSTIENNQGDLVRCTTEDDSSEYEFPFSDVEIYLNSILGECEASWTNEGGGDNVELGIIKDNKCPSDDEWAEISQILQLERVYHISNSKIGNHSPENLDFNILYNSDEEANSGAEINLPDEDTLITNDDFIFPPLPTSSINCNWGEDDSSTSHLAAKITKNPEALNSSKHSFKVQPFLDAPRLVTWGKLHSLQHQSHDMLHSKMPYFNLGNDRVNFHHPLTTPTITRYLPPSPYHHTCSNAGPTSFHGTALTKPKANDSDVHYSQQPYICPQQHNQIERPYVWNSSDKATFRGFG
- the LOC140990764 gene encoding protein REVEILLE 6-like, producing MLSLTTNPPDSFPLDSAAMALPNLGSFSSPGVSNAICSPDDPNKKIRKPYTITKSRESWTEPEHDKFLEALHLFDRDWKKIEAFVGSKTVIQIRSHAQKYFLKVQKSGTSEHLPPPRPKRKAAHPYPQKASKIATAVTQAVSAFQSSPAVPDPGFGRRPNSSPLLMHSDAAASNHNWTDNSVHTTSLSHATRDDVKFATQSLPSNYYCSSNESTPRTRPTVLPDFAQVYSFIGSVFDPNVTDQLQELKKMDPIDVETVLLLMKNLSINLASPDFEDHRRLLSSYEIDSEKDSAYDVIDHILGSESEDAT